In a genomic window of Mercenaria mercenaria strain notata chromosome 19, MADL_Memer_1, whole genome shotgun sequence:
- the LOC123541826 gene encoding microfibril-associated glycoprotein 4-like: MELKDLTLVLAILCVTTDAIDHYTVVNIHNGYNKRKAIEKDYTTTIIQGNHPFDLIGNLTSNLDAYETRFENLVDKLENVTVKLDICEAKLDQILRSIDGNARPRDCNEVQNLGYTRTGVYTIYPKPGVKGFQVRCDMDTTTGGWTVIQRRVSPSNFFRTWDEYKSGFGDANENYWLGNQAIHMITFQGKYKLRVDLTSFENETAYAEYGSFSVGDSKSNYTLVVGGYTGNAGDSLSELNHRMFSTKDRDNDKWANNCAQSFTGAWWYKDCHLSNLNGDYGNKNFGKGINWYTWKGHYTSLKITEMKILPTNE; the protein is encoded by the exons atggaatTGAAAGACCTTACACTAGTTCTTGCAATTCTATGTGTTACTACAGACGCTATTGATCATTATACTGTTGTCAATATTCATAACGGATACAACAAGAGGAAAGCCATTGAAAAGGATTATACCACTACGATAATTCAAGGAAATCATCCTTTTGACTTAATTGGTAACTTAACGTCAAATTTGGATGCATATGAAACACGATTTGAAAACCTGGTGGATAAGCTAGAAAATGTAACGGTAAAATTGGACATCTGTGAAGCTAAACTGGATCAGATATTGAGGTCAATAGACGGAAACGCGAGACCTCGGGACTGCAATGAAGTTCAAAACCTCGGATACACAAGAACTGGCGTTTA tactATCTACCCAAAACCTGGTGTTAAAGGCTTTCAAGTTAGGTGTGACATGGATACAACGACTGGTGGATGGACCGTGATACAACGCAGAGTATCGCCGAGTAATTTCTTTAGAACTTGGGATGAATACAAATCTGGCTTTGGGGATGCGAACGAAAATTATTGGCTCGGAAACCAAGCAATACACATGATTACTTTTCAAGGCAAATACAAACTACGTGTGGACTTGACCAGTTTTGAAAATGAGACGGCATATGCAGAGTATGGGTCATTTTCTGTAGGTGATTCCAAATCAAATTACACGCTCGTTGTTGGTGGGTACACCGGAAATGCAGGAGACAGCCTCAGTGaactaaaccatagaatgttttccACGAAAGACAGGGATAATGACAAATGGGCCAACAATTGTGCTCAGTCATTTACCGGCGCCTGGTGGTACAAAGACTGTCATTTGTCCAATCTGAATGGAGATTACGGCAATAAAAATTTTGGTAAAGGTATTAACTGGTACACATGGAAAGGACATTACACTTCTCTCAAAATAACCGAAATGAAAATCCTTCCCACCAACGAGTAA